A region from the Terriglobia bacterium genome encodes:
- a CDS encoding ABC transporter permease has protein sequence MMSGFWIRLRACLQKGRSERDMDNELRFHLERQIEENVRHGMNQKEARFAALRSFGGVEQVKEVCRETRGIRWLDELWQDLRYGLRMLRKNPGFTAVAVIILALGIGSNTAIFSFVNAIFLHPLPAAIRDPARLVWVFATSEKESHLQNLSYPEFQDYQDQHRVFSGLMAFKPMVQFSLRVENQTERVWGALVSGNFLSVLGVATAPGRSFLAEEDQTPNESPVVIISHRLWQRRFGGNLAVIGKTVELNRHPYAIVGIAPEGFTSPIPGVLFDVYVPLMMQAQVAPAANLLQDRNQTDLEVMGRLAPGVTLEQAQAALQTLAHRLQSDYPKTNQGRRILVTAATRGNPKLIPAGLAAAMSGLIMAVAGLALLTACANIANMLLARAAARQKEIVVRAAVGASRSRLVRQLLTESFLLSLSGGAAGMLLAFWTLDLMPVVQAPINFPLGLELRLDGRVLGFAVILSLLTGVVFGLTPALHASKPDLVAGLKEHPPASARRTRLLGRRQIRVALQVGMSLVLLVVAGLFLRGLWHARNIHPGFEAENCLMVTLDPKLQDYSSSRCQRFYEQLQERLRVLPGVRAACLARTPPLMMGWGRDPVFIPGYQGPDSQLLELDCTSVGRDYFRTLGIPLLRGRDFSADELRGEPAAAIINETMARRYWPKQDALGQSIRFFGPHGPLRRVIGIVRDSNYYSLGEARIPYAFLPRPGDTTEETILFVRTASDPEAAVPLVRREVQALDRNMPLFEVKTLAEHVSRSLDVPRGGSVILTVFGFLTLALATVGIYGLASYSVKQRTHEIGIRLALGAQQNEVLKHLLRESMVMVLAGIGFGLVAAIACTRFLASALYGISAADPLVYGTVTSVLFLAALAACYWPLRRATRVDPMVALRVE, from the coding sequence ATGATGAGCGGATTCTGGATTCGATTGAGGGCGTGTCTTCAAAAGGGTCGCAGCGAACGGGACATGGATAACGAGCTGCGTTTCCACCTGGAGAGGCAGATCGAAGAGAACGTAAGACACGGCATGAACCAGAAAGAGGCACGTTTTGCCGCTCTGCGCAGCTTCGGGGGGGTCGAACAGGTCAAGGAAGTGTGTCGCGAGACGCGAGGAATTCGGTGGCTCGATGAACTGTGGCAGGACCTGCGTTATGGCCTGCGCATGCTACGCAAAAATCCGGGATTCACAGCAGTGGCGGTGATCATTCTTGCGCTCGGAATCGGGTCCAATACCGCGATATTCAGCTTCGTGAACGCAATTTTCCTCCATCCCCTGCCTGCAGCCATCCGAGATCCCGCAAGGCTGGTGTGGGTTTTTGCCACCAGCGAAAAGGAATCCCATCTTCAGAACCTCTCGTATCCTGAATTCCAGGACTATCAGGACCAGCACCGCGTGTTTTCCGGCCTTATGGCCTTCAAGCCTATGGTCCAATTCAGCCTGCGGGTCGAGAATCAGACGGAGCGTGTTTGGGGGGCCCTGGTGTCGGGCAATTTCCTGTCTGTGCTGGGCGTCGCAACCGCTCCCGGCCGCTCTTTCCTGGCAGAAGAAGATCAAACGCCCAATGAGAGTCCGGTGGTCATAATCAGTCATCGTCTTTGGCAGCGCCGGTTTGGCGGCAACCTGGCGGTGATCGGGAAAACGGTCGAGCTTAACCGGCATCCTTATGCGATCGTCGGCATAGCTCCCGAGGGATTCACGAGTCCCATACCCGGCGTTTTGTTTGACGTATATGTCCCGCTGATGATGCAGGCGCAGGTGGCGCCGGCCGCGAATCTCCTTCAGGACAGGAATCAAACGGATCTGGAAGTCATGGGGCGACTCGCCCCGGGAGTGACTTTGGAACAGGCCCAGGCTGCGCTCCAGACACTGGCCCACCGGCTCCAGTCGGACTATCCCAAGACCAACCAGGGCCGACGCATATTGGTCACCGCCGCCACACGAGGCAATCCAAAACTGATACCCGCGGGATTGGCTGCGGCAATGTCCGGTCTCATCATGGCTGTCGCTGGACTGGCTCTGCTTACCGCGTGCGCCAACATTGCGAACATGCTGCTGGCGCGCGCGGCAGCGAGGCAAAAGGAAATCGTCGTGCGCGCGGCGGTCGGCGCCAGCAGGAGCCGGCTGGTCCGCCAGTTGCTCACGGAGAGTTTTTTGCTTTCGCTGTCGGGAGGGGCGGCGGGCATGTTGCTGGCATTTTGGACACTCGACCTGATGCCTGTCGTTCAAGCACCCATCAATTTCCCCCTGGGTTTGGAACTGCGGTTGGATGGAAGGGTACTGGGATTTGCTGTAATTTTATCGCTGCTCACCGGCGTAGTCTTTGGGCTGACCCCGGCTTTGCATGCTTCCAAACCGGATCTGGTTGCGGGGCTCAAAGAGCATCCCCCGGCCTCGGCTCGGCGAACGCGCCTCCTTGGCAGGCGACAGATACGGGTGGCCTTGCAGGTCGGCATGTCCTTAGTGCTGCTCGTCGTGGCCGGCCTGTTCCTGCGAGGGCTCTGGCATGCCCGAAACATACACCCGGGGTTCGAGGCGGAGAACTGCCTCATGGTAACTCTTGACCCAAAGCTCCAGGATTATTCTTCTTCGCGGTGTCAGAGGTTTTATGAGCAATTGCAGGAGCGGCTTCGGGTGCTGCCGGGTGTACGCGCCGCCTGTCTGGCGCGGACCCCGCCCCTGATGATGGGCTGGGGGCGCGATCCCGTGTTCATTCCGGGATACCAGGGTCCCGACAGCCAGCTGCTCGAGTTGGACTGCACCAGTGTGGGGCGGGACTATTTTCGCACTCTGGGAATTCCGCTCCTGAGAGGCCGCGACTTCTCGGCGGATGAACTACGAGGAGAGCCGGCTGCGGCGATCATAAACGAGACGATGGCGCGCCGCTATTGGCCCAAGCAGGATGCGCTTGGCCAGTCCATACGATTTTTTGGTCCGCACGGTCCCTTGCGCCGAGTGATAGGGATTGTCAGGGACAGCAACTATTACAGTCTGGGTGAAGCGCGCATCCCGTACGCCTTCTTACCCCGGCCGGGAGATACCACTGAAGAGACCATCCTCTTTGTCAGAACGGCGAGCGATCCAGAAGCAGCCGTGCCGCTGGTACGCAGGGAGGTTCAAGCACTGGACCGGAACATGCCGCTGTTTGAAGTCAAGACTCTCGCCGAGCATGTCAGTCGGTCCCTGGATGTACCTCGCGGAGGGTCCGTCATCCTGACTGTCTTCGGATTTCTGACTTTGGCGCTGGCCACGGTTGGGATCTATGGCCTGGCAAGTTACTCTGTCAAACAGCGGACACACGAAATCGGGATCCGCCTGGCTTTGGGGGCGCAGCAAAACGAGGTTCTCAAGCATTTACTAAGAGAGAGCATGGTGATGGTCCTGGCGGGAATCGGCTTCGGTCTGGTCGCCGCCATCGCCTGCACGCGTTTCCTGGCCAGCGCCCTGTATGGAATCAGCGCGGCCGATCCGCTGGTGTACGGAACGGTTACGTCGGTCTTGTTTCTCGCAGCTCTTGCGGCCTGCTACTGGCCCCTGCGCCGCGCCACCCGGGTCGATCCCATGGTCGCGCTCAGAGTCGAGTGA
- the kdsB gene encoding 3-deoxy-manno-octulosonate cytidylyltransferase, with product MKDSLKVLGVIPARLDSKRLPGKVLRPIAGKAMVHWVYESARRSPLLSDLIVATDSEEVQHYCLDHDIPVTMTGSHPSGSDRLHEVMERTDGDVYVNIQGDEPTLRPDHLQLLLGPILAGDTEVATLMVAIGDAAARDPNNVKVVTDAKMRALYFSRFPIPFDRDGSGRIRYYKHIGLYAYTRAALALFHRLPQSSLELAEKLEQLRFLQNGVPILVVETQHDTVGVDTEADLRRVITLFDKQGMT from the coding sequence ATGAAAGACTCTCTAAAGGTTCTCGGTGTGATCCCCGCGCGGCTGGATTCCAAGCGCCTGCCCGGCAAGGTTCTGCGCCCGATTGCCGGAAAGGCGATGGTCCACTGGGTTTATGAAAGTGCCCGGCGGTCGCCTCTCTTGAGCGATCTGATCGTGGCCACCGACAGCGAAGAAGTGCAGCACTATTGCCTGGACCATGACATTCCCGTGACGATGACCGGCAGTCATCCGTCGGGAAGCGACCGGCTGCACGAAGTAATGGAGCGGACCGACGGGGATGTTTACGTGAATATCCAGGGGGACGAACCTACGTTGCGCCCGGATCACCTCCAGTTGTTGCTGGGGCCGATCCTGGCAGGAGACACGGAGGTGGCGACCCTGATGGTTGCGATCGGCGATGCGGCTGCCCGGGATCCGAACAATGTCAAGGTGGTCACGGATGCCAAGATGCGCGCGCTCTATTTTTCGCGCTTCCCGATACCCTTCGACCGCGACGGGAGTGGCCGAATACGATATTACAAGCACATCGGCCTCTACGCATACACGAGGGCAGCACTGGCTCTATTTCACCGCCTGCCGCAGTCGTCGCTCGAACTCGCCGAGAAACTCGAGCAGCTGCGCTTTCTGCAGAATGGCGTTCCGATCCTGGTTGTGGAAACGCAACATGACACGGTCGGAGTCGACACTGAAGCCGACCTACGGCGCGTGATCACATTATTCGACAAACAAGGGATGACCTAA
- a CDS encoding PadR family transcriptional regulator — MSKANVDLLQGTLDLLILKTLVPEPMHGWGISQRIQQISRDVLRVQQGSLYPALYRLEQQGWIAAEWGASENNRRAKYYRLTKLGRKQLEEETENWNRLAAAVARILQTA; from the coding sequence ATGAGCAAAGCAAACGTGGATTTGCTTCAGGGCACGCTTGATCTCCTGATTTTGAAAACCCTGGTGCCTGAACCCATGCACGGCTGGGGCATTTCCCAGCGCATCCAGCAGATCTCCCGGGATGTGTTGCGGGTGCAACAAGGCTCCCTTTATCCGGCCCTTTACCGGCTCGAGCAGCAAGGGTGGATCGCGGCCGAATGGGGAGCCTCGGAAAACAATCGCCGGGCCAAGTATTACCGGCTGACAAAACTCGGCCGCAAGCAGCTCGAGGAGGAAACCGAGAACTGGAACCGCCTTGCTGCCGCCGTCGCCCGCATCCTCCAGACGGCCTGA
- a CDS encoding 3-deoxy-D-manno-octulosonic acid transferase — protein sequence MYFVYSFLMVIWGAFLIPVLCLRAWRHRRSPEGLRERLGRLPDSLRSDGRPTIWFHSCSVGETLSVQPLAHALHRRFPEIRFVFSTITLTGQAIARQRFAKYGEGNTFYFPIDLASIANGVIDWIRPVMLVIADTEIWANVTRQMCRRGMPVVLVNGRISAASFRYYRWLRPVLGPVFQSYSILMMKSEEDAERIRRMGAPADRVLVTGNIKYDRDLVEKEIAEAQAHALQEALGLHSGAGPLIVAGSTHPGEEQTLLEVLRRIRGTPGLGKTRLLVAPRHPERFDSVTALVERAGFGVRRRSNNAGPVQDAEVLILDTLGELATAYRFATVVFVGGTLAHHGGQSIIEPALYAKPIVIGPSMENFPQIIDEFRSRRSIRQITAREEDGNSQVRQLTETFVRLLRDPAACEALGKAAYSVFEGNRGAARLTFERMAALYEEVRAR from the coding sequence ATGTATTTCGTTTACAGCTTCCTGATGGTGATCTGGGGCGCTTTTCTGATACCGGTGTTGTGTCTGAGAGCGTGGCGCCATCGGAGGTCGCCCGAAGGCCTGCGCGAGCGCCTTGGGCGCCTCCCCGACAGCCTGCGCTCCGACGGCCGCCCGACCATCTGGTTTCACTCCTGTTCGGTCGGCGAGACGCTGAGCGTCCAACCGCTGGCCCATGCGCTTCATCGGCGGTTCCCCGAAATACGCTTCGTCTTTTCGACGATTACCCTTACGGGGCAGGCTATCGCAAGGCAGCGCTTCGCAAAATACGGCGAGGGCAACACGTTCTACTTTCCCATCGACCTGGCGTCGATCGCCAACGGCGTAATCGACTGGATCCGGCCTGTCATGCTGGTCATCGCCGATACCGAGATCTGGGCGAATGTCACGCGCCAGATGTGCCGGCGCGGCATGCCTGTGGTTCTCGTCAACGGTCGCATCTCAGCCGCGTCGTTTCGGTACTATCGCTGGCTGCGGCCGGTGCTGGGCCCCGTCTTTCAAAGCTACAGTATTCTTATGATGAAATCCGAGGAGGATGCCGAGCGCATCCGGCGCATGGGTGCGCCGGCGGACAGGGTCCTGGTAACGGGCAATATCAAGTATGACCGCGATCTGGTTGAAAAAGAAATCGCCGAAGCTCAAGCACACGCTCTCCAGGAAGCACTCGGACTCCACTCAGGCGCCGGCCCCTTGATCGTCGCAGGCAGCACGCATCCAGGCGAGGAGCAGACGCTGCTCGAGGTTCTCCGTCGGATCCGCGGGACGCCGGGGCTGGGAAAAACGCGACTGCTCGTAGCACCCCGCCATCCGGAGCGCTTTGATTCCGTGACCGCTCTGGTTGAGCGTGCCGGCTTCGGCGTCCGGCGCCGATCCAATAATGCCGGCCCGGTCCAGGACGCGGAAGTGCTCATCCTGGATACGCTCGGGGAACTTGCGACGGCCTACCGCTTCGCGACGGTCGTATTCGTCGGGGGCACGCTCGCCCACCACGGCGGGCAGAGTATCATCGAGCCGGCCCTTTATGCGAAGCCGATCGTGATCGGGCCGTCGATGGAGAACTTCCCGCAGATCATCGACGAGTTTCGCTCGCGTCGCAGCATACGGCAGATCACCGCCCGAGAGGAGGACGGAAACTCGCAGGTCCGGCAGCTCACCGAGACATTCGTGCGACTGCTCCGGGACCCGGCCGCGTGCGAGGCGCTGGGTAAGGCAGCGTATTCGGTTTTCGAAGGCAACCGGGGCGCAGCCCGACTCACCTTCGAGAGGATGGCAGCTCTTTACGAGGAGGTGAGGGCACGATGA